The following are encoded together in the Deinococcus soli (ex Cha et al. 2016) genome:
- a CDS encoding glycerophosphodiester phosphodiesterase has translation MTPLLLGHRGTPALHRENTLTGFQAALDAGLDGVELDVRRLGDGTLVVHHDAQLEDGRALPTLRAAELPAFVPTLDAVLAWAADTGAFVNVELKHEAARPDDRVGRTLDAVRAHGVSRRVIVSSFMPTLLRAARDAAPEIERGLLTHKPYPPLLVRAAMAWTGSAALHPHHALIDAALMTTARRLGWQVNTWTVNDPAEAARLSALGVHALIGDHPDVLLTVR, from the coding sequence ATGACGCCACTCCTGCTGGGCCACCGGGGCACGCCTGCCCTGCACCGCGAGAACACCCTGACCGGCTTCCAGGCCGCGCTGGACGCTGGCCTGGACGGCGTGGAACTGGACGTGCGCCGCCTGGGCGACGGGACGCTGGTCGTGCATCACGACGCGCAGCTGGAGGACGGCCGGGCACTCCCCACGCTGCGTGCCGCCGAGCTGCCCGCCTTCGTCCCCACACTGGATGCCGTCCTGGCCTGGGCGGCGGACACCGGGGCGTTCGTGAACGTGGAACTCAAGCACGAGGCCGCCCGGCCCGACGACCGGGTGGGCCGCACGCTGGACGCCGTCCGCGCCCACGGGGTCTCGCGGCGCGTGATCGTGAGTTCATTCATGCCGACCCTGCTGCGCGCCGCGCGCGACGCCGCACCGGAGATCGAACGCGGCCTCTTGACCCACAAACCATACCCGCCGCTGCTGGTGCGCGCCGCGATGGCCTGGACCGGCAGCGCCGCCCTGCACCCCCACCACGCCCTGATCGACGCCGCCCTGATGACCACCGCGCGCCGCCTGGGCTGGCAGGTGAACACCTGGACTGTGAACGACCCCGCCGAGGCTGCCCGCCTGAGCGCGCTGGGCGTGCACGCCCTGATCGGGGATCACCCGGACGTGCTGCTCACGGTGCGCTGA